A segment of the Negativicutes bacterium genome:
GAGCCGGATTGGTGGAGACGTAACTTGAGCCGGAAGTCAGTGTGGAAAGGCCCAAAAATAGCAAACCGAAACCGATAATGGCACCGGCAAGGTTCTTCAGTTTCTGGCTTTTGGCCATGGATTGAAAAATGACCCCGACAAAAATGATCGGTAAAGCATATTTCGTGATATTCAAACGCAAGAGCTGACCGGACATCGTAGTACCGATATTTGCTCCGTATATGATACCCAGAGCTTGTTTTAATGTCATTAGACCAGAGTTGACAAAGCCAACAGTCAGAACGGTGACGGCAGTGGAACTCTGGGTGACAGCGGTAAGCGCAGTACCTACCAAAACACCGACAAAAAGATTGTTGGTCAACATACTCAGGATTTTCCGCATGGAATCTCCTGCAGCCCGTTCCAGACCGTCCCCCAGCATGTCGAGTCCGATCATGAGCAGACTGGCTCCCCCCAGAATACCGAAAATAAACTTCTCCATAAAAGCCCTCCCGAAAGCGGCTAACAGCTAAGCTTTTCTCACTCTTAGCGCTCGTTATCGGATTTTACATATTCTTAAACTTATCGTAATAAAATTCTTGTCTTCCGCTTAAAAGTCCTTTTGCGACGATGGCCGGATCATAAAAGATTCTATTTCATTTTGGAAGCTGGCCAAGATCGGAAAAGAAAGTTTTACTGTTCTTGAACTGAAAATTGAACAAAAGCGGTTTCGCTGCTTTTGCTCTCTTTCGAGGGAGAAAAAGCAGCCGCGAGCGCATCGGAAAGCAGAGAGGTTAAGAATCCGGCGGCGGTCATTCAAGAAAAGCCGCAGTCATCACGGTTGTGATGGCAGCAAAGTCATCCTGCGCGATGCCGCGGCTATTTTTTATCTGGTGTGGACAACCTTACCGTTTTGAATTACGGTCTTGATATGAGATTTTTCTACCAGGACTTGAATATCCTGCAGGGGATTGCCTTCAACGATCAGTAAATCAGCCAATTTACCCATTTCAACGCTGCCGATCAGATTGGCGCGGTCAACCACTTCGGAGGCCACTTTGGTTGCCGCCAACAGTGCTTCTTCATTGCTCATTCCGTTTTCGATCATTAACTGCAGCTCGAACGCATTACAGCCATGGAAATTCAGCGGTGTGCCTGAGTCGGTGCCGAGGGCGATTTTTAAACCGGCTTGCACCGCCATACGGAAGCTCTTCATATGGGAAGGAGCGATGCGCATGGATTTTTCCACGGCATAGGCCGGAATTCCAGCGGCTACGCCGCCATCATTAATGTGCCAGGGAGCTACCAGGGTGGGAACCAAAGCGGTAGCGCGGGTTTTCATCATTTCCAGTAATTCTTCATCCAGAAAAATGCCATGCTCAATACTGTCGATACCGGCGCGCACGGCATTCTTAATTCCTTCGGTTCCCTGCGCATGGGTAGCGGTTTTGCGGCCGGCTTTGTGTGCTTCTTCCACGGCGGCCCGAATTTCCGGTTCAGTCAATTGAGGAGACCCGGGTTCCACGCCGGGAGTCATCACGCCGCCGGTCGCCATGATTTTCACAACCTCTACGCCTTGACGCAGCAGCTGCCGCGCATGCTTACGGCATTCGTCTTCCCCATCGGATTCCAGCCCGGAGGTCCAGCCATGACCGCCGGTCATGGTGATGGCAGGTCCGCAAGTAATGATCCGGCTGCCGGTGATGCGGTCTTCCGACCAGGCTTTCTTTAAATCCAAATCCAGATAATGCTCGGTACCCATATTGCGGACAGTTGTAAATCCGGCTTCCAAATCCTGACGGATCATCTGTGTGCCAATCAGTACCTTATAGCCGTCACTGGCATCTCTCATCGCAACCGCTTCGTTGGGTTCGCCACTGCTGCAAACGTGAACGTGACAGTCAATCATGCCGGGCATAACAAACTTACTGGCTGCGTCGATGACGGTATCGCCTTCTGCCGGGATCACTTCGTCACTGGGAGCAATCCGGGTAAATTTACCATTTTCCATCACAATCCCCATATTCTCCTGCAACGCTGCCCCAGTCCCATTCCATAAGTTCGCACTCTTAATTACCAAAGCCATGTTTTTTCCCTCCTTATAATTGAAACAGCAAAGCTGTTAGTGATACCTTTACTTTCAATTTTACGCGGTTCTTTCCTGCCTGATTTCAGAATAAATATCAGGTGATATTTTGGCTTGTTCAGCAGCCAGCTTAAAAAAGAGAATTACTCCGCGAAAAAGAGAGATGACAAGCGCAGGCGATCATGCTATAATACGTTGCATCGGGTCTTTGTTTTCTATGGAAAGAAGGTTGTGTTGTTTGACACTGAAAGATGTAAAAGAATTTTTGGTGGAACTGGCGGTTTCTGCCGCAATTGTGGCGTTTATTTATTTTTTTGTGGCAGTATTCCCGTTGGTTCCTACCAGTTCGATGAGTCCAACCATTGCGACCGGCGAGCGGATCGTCGTCGAGAAATTCAGCAAATATTACCGTGATTTTGAATACGGTGATATTTTAGTTTTTCCCTGTCCGGATCAACCGCCGAGTGTCGCTCCCTATGTCAAACGGTTGATCGGCAAAGGCGGCGATGTGCTGGAATTTTCCAGCGGGTTGGTTTATCGCAACGGGGAATTGCTGAATGAAAGTTATGCGGTGGGTACTACCGTGAGTTACACCCAAAAATACGAAATACCGCCCGGTTACCTCTTCTTCATGGGGGACAACCGGGAACACTCCGAGGATGCCCGTTTCTGGCATACGACTTCGTTTGTCAGGGAAGCGGATGTGATTGGCAGAGCGGTTGCCGTGCTCTGGCCGCTTGGTCATATTCGTTCTCTGCGGTAGGGGAGCGGCGTCACATGAGCAGACAGAAAATTATAGTCTATAATTTGGAACGCAATTATCCCACTGTGGAAGAAGCGAAAATCCTGCTGGGCAGTGAAATCCTCACCTGCCGGGCTTTGGGCGGCAAGATCCTGAAAGTAATTCATGGCTATGGCTCAACCGGAGTAGGCGGCGCGTTGCGCAGCGGCAGCAGAACGTTTTTGAATCAGCAATTAAAACTGCAGAAAATTAAAGCGGTTGTATATGGAGAGAATTTCACGGTTTTTGATGAAGCTACCCGCATCATGCTGAACGCTTGCCCCGATTTACGCAAAGATCGGGACTTAAACCGGGGAAATCAAGGTGTGACACTCATCCTACTATAAGATTATGCCGGCAAGGCAGCCATATAAATCAGCAAGGCGAAGGGAAACAGCGCATTCCCTTTTGCCTTGCTTTTTATCGGCCGGGGAAAATCGGCAGGGATAGTGCGGGTCATCCGCGAATTGAATAGGAGCAGATTGATTGATGGCAAAGGAGGTTCTGCGATGCTGCAGCATATTTCACCCAAACAAACCTCGTTGCTTTTAGCACAACTAACGGACGCTTATCCGATCGTTTCGATCATCGGTTTGTCGAAAAATGCCGGCAAAACGACAGTGTTGAACAGTCTGCTGCAAGGATTAAGCAGCAGTGCTGCGCATCCGTGCATCGGGTTGACTTCCATTGGCCTTGACGGTGAGAGCCATGATCTGCTCAGTCAGACGCTGAAACCCGAAATTTACGTCTTAAAGGGAAGCTTGTTTGCCACGGCGGCAGATCTCTTGCCGCTTTGTGATATCACCAAACAGATCGAACAAGTGACGGAGATAGCCACCCCGTTAGGTAGAATCGTCCTGGTGCGCGCCCGCAGTGATGGGTATATCCAATTAGCGGGACCATCCATTCGGAAACAATTATGGCAAATTCAACAGGAACTGAAGCAATTAGGAGCGGAAAGAATTTTGGTTGACGGGGCGATGGGACGCCGTGTTTTCACTGAGGAAGCAAGTGGGGATGGTGTGATTCTTTGCAGCGGTGCCGCCTTTCATCAAAGCATGGCGGAAACCATTGGAGAAACGCTGCGCATCACTCAGTTATTCTCTTTACCATTGACTGAATTGCCCTCTGCTGCCCTGGAAGGATCACAGTATCTGATTTGTCAGAAAGACGGCAGCCGACAGTATATTTCTGCTTCCCTGGCCCGCAGTTCTGAATTTTCCTTACCGGTTTATTTGCAGCGGGACAGTACCGCTTTTTATACCGCCGGTGCCGTAACCGATTTGCTTTTACGGCAATTACTGCACAGCGGGATTCGACTGCAGGATTTTACTTTAATCGTCAATAATGGCAGCTGTATTCTGGCGCAGGATTGTCTTCTCCGGCAATTTTTAGCGGCAGGCGCCGGGATTCGGGTCAGGCAGCAGATTCCCATCCTGGCCATTACGGCAAACGCCTATGCGTTTGATTATCCGGTATACAGAGCGGAACAATTTATACAAGAGCTGGCCGAAGCCATCCATTTACCGATCATTGATGTGAAGGAGGGAATTGTATGCAATTTAGCCAAGTCACATCCTGCTATCCGCAGGATTTAAGCTTCGTGTTGGATCAGTTGCAGGTGTGTTCTCCGTATGGTCGGCGTGCTTTGCAAAATATGGCTTTTTATCTGCCGGGAGAGGAAAAAGAGCAGCAGCTGGCTTTGGATAATGTGGAAATTCTTATGCAGGCGCAGGAAAATTATCCTATTTTCTTCGTCAAATTGCGGGATTTCTATCACTCTGTCCAGGAAATCGAAGGCATTCTCACTGCTTTGAGCAGAAATGAGGTTTTGGATGAAATAGCGCTTTTTCAGTTGAAAGTTTTCTTGCTGCAGTATCAGGATTTACAGTCGCAGGGGGCCGCTCTCTTGAACCGATTGGGTTTGCACCAAATTCAGCTGCCGTCGCTGGCGGCGGCGCTGCTTTGGCTGGATCCGCAGCAATATGGCTTAAGGGCTTTTTACCTGGATGAACAGTCCTATCCGGCTTTGGCTTGCGTACGGCAGCAGAAACTGCTCTGTGAGCAGCGGCTGCGTCTCGCTTCAGCGGCAGAACAGGCAGGTCTGCTAGCCGAACGGAGCAAATGGGTGGCAGCCGAAGCAGCGGAAGAAATGCTGGCGAAACGGGCGATCACAGAACATTTAACGCCTTACACAACGGAGCTGCAGCAAGCAATCCGTTCGTTAGGCCGCCTGGAATTGGATCTTGCCAAAGCAAGCTTAGCAATCGGAGAGCATCTCACAAGACCGGCATTGGCACCGGAACCGTTTGTCATTCTCCAGGAGATGATCCACCCCGGAGTTGCGGCAATTCTGCAGAACTGGCAGCGCCGTTTCACCCCGGTCAGTATTCGTTTGCAGCCGGGCGCCACCGTGATCACAGGAGCCAATATGGGAGGAAAAAGCGTTCTCCTACGCAGCTTGATGCTGAATCTCACGCTCTGGCAGATGGGATTTTTCATTTATGCAAAAGCGGCAGTCTTGCCATTGTTCAGCCATTTGGCTTATCTGGGAGAAGATCAGCAATCGGTCGAACTGGGATTAAGCAGTTTCGGCGCGGAAATCAGCAGATTGAATCACTTCATACAAGATCATCAAGGCCAGTTTACTTTTCTGGCTCTGGATGAATTTGTCAGAGGCACCAACCCCAAAGAAGGTGCGCTGCTGCTGCAGGCAATCACGGCATATTTTAACCGACAATCCGGCATGACCGTGCTGACAACGCATTATGACGGCGTGGCAAGCTTTGCCAATGCCCATTATCAAGTGACGGGACTGCAGAAGCTGGATGCCGCGCAGTTTAGCCAAGCCATACAGTCTGGAGAAGACCCGGTGTTTTATTTGAACCGCAGCATGGATTATACGCTGTTGCCGGTTGATCGTGAAGAGGCAATACCGCAGGAAGCGCGCCGGATCTGTCGGTTGCTGGGATTGGAAGCCGGGATTTTAGATCAATTGGAAAAATAAATTATTTGTGAGAATTCCGTTCTGCTACTTGACTATTTTGTAAAAAATTGTTATATTGTAAAATAAGTGAATAGGGCTAGAGGAGCGGGTTGTAAGGTAAACCGGGGATAGGGAACGTCCTGAATGAACTGGCCGAATGTAACGCCTGCCGAAAAGCTGACGGCACGTTTGCTGCCTGCTTTGGAATCGCTGCCAAGAGCAACGGTTCTGTCATGGTAAAATAGCCATGGAGCGCTGGAGATCAAATCTTGTATTTGATTACCCCGGCGCTTTTTTTGCGGTTAAAAACAGAACAAAACAAAAAGGAGAGGGAACAAAATGCAGGTGATGATTCGTGTCCGTCTGGGCAGCCAGGATGCCCATTATGGCGGCAATTTGGTGGATGGGGCAAAAATGCTGCAATTGTTCGGGGATGTCGCTACGGAGCTTTTGATCCGCAGTGACGGAGATGAAGGTTTATTCCGTGCCTACGAGAAAGTAGAGTTTTTCAGTCCCGTTTACGCCGGGGATTTTATCGAAGCAACGGGGCAGATCATCCGTATCGGCAACACCTCGCGGCAAATGGAATTTTTCGCTCATAAGGTGATTATGCCGCGACCCGATTTGAATGCTTCTGCCGCTGATGTCCTGCCGGAACCCGTGCTGGTTTGTCAGGCAATCGGTACCTGCGTTGTGCCAAAAGACAGGCAGAGAAGCAAAGAAAGCAGGGAATCGCGATGGAAAAACTAATCATCACTGCTTCCATCTGCGGCGCGGAGGTGACGAAACAGCAGAATTCAGCCGTTCCTTACACAATAGCGGAAATTGGGGAGGAAGCGAAGCGGGCCTGGCTGGCCGGAGCCAGCATCATTCATCTGCATGTCAGAGAAGATGACGGCAGACCGACGCAAAGTGCGGATCGTTTTCGGGCTTGTATCGATGAAATTTACCGGCAATGTCCCGCTGCATTGATTGTGCAGCCCTCAACCGGCGGAGCTGTTGGCATGAGCAATACGGAACGTCTGCAGCCGTTGAGCCTGAATCCGATTATGGCTTCGCTGGATTGCGGTACTTGCAATTTCGGCGGTGATGACATTTTTATCAATACGGAGACTACGATAAAGGAATTTGCGCTCCGGATGCAGGAGCGCCGGGTCAAACCGGAAATCGAAGTGTTCGATAAGGGTATGATCGATATGGCGCTGCGTTTAACAAAACAAGGTTACTTGAGCGAACCTCTGCATTTCAATTTGGTGTTCGGTGTCAATGGCGGCATCAGCGGAGAACCGCGTGATCTTATATTTCTGGCTGAAAGCCTGCCGCGCGAAGCCAGTTACACGGTGACAGGAATCGGCCGCACGGCTTTTCCTCTGGCCGCTATGGCGATTATCCTGGGTGGGCATGTCAGAGTGGGCTTTGAGGATACGATCTATCTGGCCAAAGGAATCAAAGCCAGGAGCAACGGCGAGTTGGTTGAAAAAGTGGTTCGCCTGGCCAATGAATTCGGACGTCAGGTGGCCACACCGGCGGAAGCGAGAAACATTTTGGGACTGCCAAGCGCAGAATAAAAGAAACCGGAACAGGAGTTGTTTTCAACATGAATTTAGGCAATAAATATGGCACGCACCGCGTGCTGGAACCGTTAGGGGTGCTGCCGCAGGCTGCCACTCGGATCAACAATGATATGTCGGTGCTTTATGATAATGAAATTCTGATCAATGTCACGGCTTTGAACATCGACTCCGCTTCCTTTAATCAGATCAAACGAGCGGTCAATGGTGATGAAGCACAAATACGGGCGCAAATCATGGCAATCGTGGCCGAAAAAGGCAAAATGCAGAATCCCGTGACCGGTTCCGGCGGAATGCTGATCGGATATGTTGCCGCCATCGGCCCTGCCCTGCAAGAAACCGCACTGAAAATCGGCGATAAAATTGCTACCTTGGTTTCGCTTTCGCTGACTCCGCTTTGCATCGAAGAAATTCTTGCGGTACATCAAGCGATCGATCGTGTGGATGTGAAAGCCTGGGCTATTCTCTTTGAGAGCGGTATCTATGCGAAATTACCGGATGATATGAGCGAAAACCTTGCCTTAGCCGCACTCGATATTGCCGGAGCTCCCGCTCAAACAGCCAAACTGGTCAAACCAGGCGACAGTGTGCTGATTTTGGGAGCAGGTGGTAAATCCGGTATGCTTTGTTTGTATGAAGCCATGAAGTGTGCGGGACCGACCGGTAATGTCATCGCCATGGTACGCAAAGAAAGCGATATCGGCAAGCTGAAAACACTGAATTTAGCGCATCGGGTTATTGTTTCCAGCGCTACGCAGCCGTTGGATGTTTTAGAGAAAACACTGGCGGCGAATCAGGGTAAAGAAGTGGATATTGCCATCAGTTGCGTCAATATTCCGAACACGGAGATGGCTTGTATCCTGCCGGTGCGTGAGAATGGCATTGTCTATTTTTTCTCGATGGCGACCAGCTTTACCAAGGCAGCCCTGGGTGCGGAAGGAGTCGGTAAGGATGTGACTATGATCATCGGCAATGGCTACACCAAAGGACATGCCGAAGTGACTTTAGCTGAATTAAGGGAAAACGCAGCGCTGCGGGCTTATTTTGAGGAAAAATATGTCTAGATTTTAGCCCGCCAGATCAAACAGTATTGCAACAGGAAAGGGTGATTATTTTGTCCAGCGTATCCAGAAGAACCGAGTTATTTCCGCATGTCCCGGATCAGCAATGGCAGGATTGGCATTGGCAAATTGAAAATCGAATTGAAACGCTTGCGCAGCTGAAGACTTATCTTTCCCTCACGCCGGAAGAAGAGCTGGGCATCGCGCAGTGCTTAGGCAATCTGCGCATGGCGATTACACCTTATTATCTCAGCCTGATCGACCCGACTGACCCCTGGTGTCCGATTCGTCGTCAGGCGATTCCCACCGCGCAGGAACTGCAGCGGGCACCTGCCGATTTAATGGATCCTCTGCATGAGGATGAGGATGCTCCGGTTGCCGGTGTGACCCATCGTTATCCGGACCGAGTGCTTTTTTTGGTAACCGATCAGTGTTCCATGTACTGCCGACACTGCACGCGGCGGCGCTTCGCAGGTCAGCATGACAGCGCTGTGTCCATGGACCGCATCCGGCGCGGTATCGCTTACATTGCCGCCCATAGCGAAATACGGGATGTGCTGCTCTCCGGCGGTGATCCCCTGACGCTGAGCGACGATCGCCTGGAAGCGATCATTGCCGCGCTGCGGGCGATTCCGCATGTTGAAATCATTCGAATCGGTACACGCATGCCGGTGGTTTGTCCCCAGCGCATTACGGTACAACTGGCTGATATGCTGAAAAAATACCATCCGATTTGGCTGAATACGCATTTTAATCATGCCAATGAAATTACCGCCGAATCCACGGCTGCCTGCAGCCGCCTGGCGGATGTCGGGATTCCGCTGGGCAATCAGAGCGTTTTACTGGCCGGCGTCAATGATTGTATCTATGTCATGAAAAATCTGGTGCAGGAATTGGTGAAAATCAGAGTGCGGCCTTATTATCTTTATCAGTGCGACCTTTCTTTCGGATTGGAACACTTCCGTACTCCGGTCAGCAAAGGGATTGAGATTATCGAAGCTTTGCGCGGACACACCTCCGGCTTTGCCGTTCCCACTTATGTGATCGATGCGCCCGGCGGCGGCGGCAAAATTCCGGTTATGCCGAATTATCTGATCAGTGAGACGCCGGATCGCGTCATCCTGCGCAATTTTGAAGGTGTGACCGCCGCCTATACCGAGCCGCGTCATTATGAAAATCTCTGTCATTGTCCGGTCTGCCGCAAAGAGCAGGCGGCAGTCATCAGCGGAGTCGCTCAATTGGGACAGGGGATTGGACTTTCTTTGGAACCCGATCATTTGGCACGCCATCTGCGTAATCAGCAGGAAAGCAAGGCATCTTCATGCAAAGCAAATTAAATCTGAACCATGATTTGGTGACTCAGGCACGCGGCTATGCGGCCAGTATTGCCCGGCATACCCAACAATTCATTGATGGTCACACAACCGTCAGTGTGGAACGGGCGATTTGCCGCTTGCTCGGTATCGATGGCGTTACAGCGGCACAGGTACCGTTGCCGAATATTTTGGTGGATCACCTGGTCCGTAAGAATATGTTGGCTTGCGGTGCTGCCGATGCCCTTGCCAATGCTGTTATTCAGTCCGGCTTGACCCCACAGCAGATCGCCGAAGCGGTCGCGGACGATTCGCTCGACCTTAGTCGGATGCCGCGGCTGGACCAAACGGCGCAGCGCCGGGCTTTGGCTCCCTTTCTGGCAGCCGCACTGCAACGGATTACAGCCAACCGGCAAGCGCGGCAGGATTTTCTGACACAGCATGGCGACAAAGAAGGTCCCTTGCTCTATTTGATTGTGGCGACCGGTAATATTTACGAAGACATCACGCAGGCAAGCGCGGCTGCCAAACAGGGAGCTGATGTGATTGCCGTGATCCGCACCACCGGGCAAAGTCTGCTGGATTATGTTCCCTACGGCGCCACAACCGAAGGATTTGGCGGCACTTATGCCACCCAGGAAAACTTCCGGCTGATGCGGGCAGCCCTGGATGCAGTCGGTGAGGAAACGGGACGCTATATCCGTCTCTGTAATTATTGCTCCGGGCTTTGTATGCCGGAAATTGCCGCCATGGGCGCCCTGGAACGCCTGGATGTGATGCTCAACGATGCGCTTTACGGGATCCTCTTCCGCGATATCAACATGCAGCGGACGCTGATCGACCAGGCTTTTTCGCGCCGGATCAACGCCTTTGCCGGTGTGATCATCAATACCGGGGAAGACAATTATCTGACGACGGCCGATGCGGTGGAGGAAGCGCATACGGTATTGGCTTCCCAGTTTTTAAATGAGCAATTGGCCCTGCAGGCGGGGCTGCCCGCGCAGCAAATGGGTTTAGGCCACGCTTTTGAAATTTCACCCGAGGTGACCAATGGTTTTGTCCTGGAACTGGCACAGGCTCAAATGACCCGGGAAATCTTCCCGCAGGCACCGCTGAAGTATATGCCTCCCACGAAATTTATGACCGGTGATATTTTTCAAGGTCAGGTTCAGGATACCCTGTTCAATATGGTGACCATCCTGACCGGGCAGAAGATCCATCTGCTCGGGATGCTCACCGAAGCCATTCATACGCCTTTGATGTCCGACCGCGCTCTTTCCATTGCCAATGCCCAGTATGTCTTTCGTACCATGCAGAATTTAGGGGATGAAATCAGCTTCCGTTCCGGTGGGATCGTCGAGACACGCGCCGCCGAAGTGCTGCAAAAAGCCTGTGATTTATTGCGGGAAATCGACCGCATCCAGCTTTTTGCCGCTTTGGAGCAGGGCATTTTCGCCAATATCCGCCGCAGTAAAACAGGCGGCAAGGGTTTGGAGGGTGTTATGGCCAAAGAATATGTTTACTTCAATCCGTTTGCGGAAGCGATGCAGCGAGAGGGGATGGCACGATGAGCGGGAGCTGGTACAAACAGCAGAGTTCTGCTGCCGAGACTGCCTTGGACCTGCAACACCTGAAACCTTACGGAGATACGATGAATGATGGCAAAGTGCAGCTGAGCTTTACTCTGCCGGTTGCCGACGATGAAAAAGGCGTGGCGGCCGCCCTGGCTCTGGCCGGTCAAATGGGTTTGTCCAACGCCTCCGTGGTTCATCACAAGCGTTTGGACAGCAGTTTTTCTTTTTATATTCTCTATGGTTCTCTCTTGCACAGTGTGGATTACAGCAAGCTTCCGGTTGCGGCAGTCAGCGAAAAAGCCATGCCGCTGGCGGCAACGGATGCCTTGATCCGCAGCGAATTGGGCCGCAAGATCGTTGTGGTCGGCGCTTCTACCGGCAGTGATGCGCATACGGTGGGGATTGACGCCATTATTAATCGCAAAGGCTTTGCCGGTCATTACGGTCTGGAACGCTATGAGATGTTTGAAACCTATAATCTCGGCAGCCAGGTTGCCAATGAAGAGCTGCTGCAGAAAGCGCTGCAAGTGGCGGCGGATGTGCTTTTGGTTTCACAGACTGTGACACAGAAGGAGGTTCATATCAGAAACTTAACCGAACTGATTGAATTGAGCGAGGCGGAGGGGGTGCGGGAGCAGCTGCTGATGATTTGCGGCGGTGCGCGTATCACCAGTGAATTGGCCAAAGAACTGGGTTATGACGCCGGATTTGGTGCCGGCAAATATGCCGATGATGTGGCGACCTTTATTGCCAAAGAAATGATTCGCCGGCAGGCTTTGCGGCGAACTTAGTATGGCTGCCTGAGACGATGGCTTTTTTTGCGGGTGCAAGCGGAACCGGATCCGCATGAAAAATCCGGCGAAGAAAACAAAGGAGAGGGAAACAATGGAGAAAATCTACATTGTCAGTGCCTGCCGTACCGCCATCGGTACGATGAACGGCAGTCTGAAGGACACGCCCGCGGTAGAATTGGGCGCTAAAGTGATCGCTGCCGCGCTGGAGCGGGCAGCTTTGCGGGGCAATCAGGTTTGCGAAGTGGTTATGGGCAATGTTCTGCAGGCTGGCTTGGGTCAAAATCCTGCCCGCCAGGCAGCAGTCAAAGCCGGGATTCCCTATACTTGCCCAGCCATGACCATCAATAAAGTCTGCGGTTCCGGTTTGGCAGCGGTTGTTTACGCGCAGCGCAGCATTTTAGCCGGAGAAGCCGATTGCGTGGTCGCCGGAGGCATGGAGAATATGGATCTTGCTCCTTATGCGCTGCAAGGTTTGCGTTACGGTGTCCGTATGGGTAATGCCGAGGCCACGGATCTGATGGTTTATGATGGCCTGACGGACGTCTTTTTGCAATATCATATGGGTCTGACTGCGGAAAATGTCGCCGAGCGCTATCAGATCAGCCGGGAAGCCCAAGATCAATTCGCCCTGGCTTCGCAGCTGAAAGCGGAGGCTGCCATCCGGAGCGGACGTTTTGCTGATGAAATTGTGCCGCTCGAGTTGGTGGACCGCAAAAAAAACGTGACGATTTTTCAGCAGGACGAGCATCCTCGTTTTGGCAGCAACCTGGCGGGACTGCAACGCTTGCGGCCTGCTTTCAGCAAAGAAGGCACTGTCACCGCCGGCAACGCTTCCGGTATCAACGACGGAGCAGCCGCGGTGATTGTCTGCGGCGAACGTTTTCTGCTGGAAAATCACTTGAAACCACTGGCACGGATTGTGGCCGGCGGTTCAGCCGGTTTGGATCCGGCCTTCATGGGGCTGGGACCGGTCCCGGCGGTAGAGCAAGCCTTAACCAAAGCGGGGATGACAGCGGAACAAGTGGATTTGATTGAGGCGAACGAAGCGTTTGCCGCTCAATCGCTGGCCGTCATGCAAGAATTAGGCTGGGATCCGGGAAAAGTCAATGTCAATGGCGGCGCCATTGCCTTAGGACATCCCATTGGTGCGTCAGGTGCCCGGATCCTGGTAACTTTGCTGTATGAAATGAAAAAACGCAGTCTGCGTTATGGTTTAGCAACGCTTTGTATCGGCGGCGGTATGGGAGAAGCCTTAATTATCGAACGCGACGAGCGCTGCGGGGAGAAT
Coding sequences within it:
- a CDS encoding acetyl-CoA C-acetyltransferase yields the protein MEKIYIVSACRTAIGTMNGSLKDTPAVELGAKVIAAALERAALRGNQVCEVVMGNVLQAGLGQNPARQAAVKAGIPYTCPAMTINKVCGSGLAAVVYAQRSILAGEADCVVAGGMENMDLAPYALQGLRYGVRMGNAEATDLMVYDGLTDVFLQYHMGLTAENVAERYQISREAQDQFALASQLKAEAAIRSGRFADEIVPLELVDRKKNVTIFQQDEHPRFGSNLAGLQRLRPAFSKEGTVTAGNASGINDGAAAVIVCGERFLLENHLKPLARIVAGGSAGLDPAFMGLGPVPAVEQALTKAGMTAEQVDLIEANEAFAAQSLAVMQELGWDPGKVNVNGGAIALGHPIGASGARILVTLLYEMKKRSLRYGLATLCIGGGMGEALIIERDERCGEN
- a CDS encoding cobalamin-dependent protein (Presence of a B(12) (cobalamin)-binding domain implies dependence on cobalamin itself, in one of its several forms, or in some unusual lineages, dependence on a cobalamin-like analog.); the encoded protein is MSGSWYKQQSSAAETALDLQHLKPYGDTMNDGKVQLSFTLPVADDEKGVAAALALAGQMGLSNASVVHHKRLDSSFSFYILYGSLLHSVDYSKLPVAAVSEKAMPLAATDALIRSELGRKIVVVGASTGSDAHTVGIDAIINRKGFAGHYGLERYEMFETYNLGSQVANEELLQKALQVAADVLLVSQTVTQKEVHIRNLTELIELSEAEGVREQLLMICGGARITSELAKELGYDAGFGAGKYADDVATFIAKEMIRRQALRRT